From Gavia stellata isolate bGavSte3 chromosome 27, bGavSte3.hap2, whole genome shotgun sequence, one genomic window encodes:
- the C27H1orf50 gene encoding uncharacterized protein C1orf50 homolog gives MAAEGGAEPGGGGAGLALVEGSTGPAARVGDPGDLVALARQVQQADTFIRANACNKLTVIAEQIRYLQEQARKVLDEANRDADLHHVACNLVKKPGNIYYMYRRESGQRYFSILSPKEWGTSPHEFLGAYKLQHDMSWTPFEDIERRDAEINILDKLLSRQAALPPCTEPNFQGLTK, from the exons AtggcggcggagggcggcgcggagcccggcggcggcggagcgggccTGGCCCTGGTGGAGGGCAGCACAGGTCCCGCCGCCCGCGTCGGGGATCCCGGGGACCTGGTGGCCCTGGCCCGGCAGGTGCAGCAG GCAGACACCTTCATCCGAGCGAACGCCTGCAATAAATTGACCGTCATTGCTGAGCAGATCCGGTACTTGCAGGAGCAGGCTCGGAAG gTCTTGGATGAAGCTAACAGAGATGCTGATCTGCACCACGTGGCCTGCAACCTCGTGAAGAAGCCGGGAAACATTTACTACATGTACAGGCGGGAGAGTGGCCAGCGATACTTCTCCATCCTGTCTCCCAAG gaATGGGGGACCAGTCCCCACGAATTTCTCGGTGCCTATAAGCTCCAGCATGACATGTCCTGGACTCCGTTTGAGGACATTGAGAGACGAGATGCTGAAATAAATATCCTGGACAAGCTGCTGAGCCGtcaggcagcgctgcccccgTGTACAGAGCCCAACTTCCAGGGCCTCACCAAGTGA